A single genomic interval of Lepidochelys kempii isolate rLepKem1 chromosome 13, rLepKem1.hap2, whole genome shotgun sequence harbors:
- the STMN3 gene encoding stathmin-3: MASTVSAYKEKMKELSLLSLICSCFHTQPHPNTIYQYGDMEVKQLDKRASGQSFEVILKSPSDLSPESPVLSSPPKKKDLSLEELQKRLEAAEERRKTQEAQVLKQLAEKREHEREVLHKALEENNNFSRLAEEKLNYKMELSKEIREAHLAALRERLREKELHAAEVRRNKEQREEISG; this comes from the exons CCTACAAGGAGAAAATGAAGGAGCTGTCCTTGCTCTCACTGATCTGCTCCTGTTTCCACACTCAGCCGCACCCCAATACCATCTACCAGTATGGAG ACATGGAGGTGAAGCAGCTGGACAAAAGGGCATCTGGCCAGAGCTTTGAAGTGATCCTGAAGTCCCCTTCGGACTTGTCCCCGGAGAGTCcagtcctctcttctccccctaaGAAGAAGGACCTGTCCCTGGAGGAGCTGCAGAAGAGGCTGGAGGCtgcagaggagaggaggaag ACCCAGGAGGCCCAAGTGCTGAAGCAGCTGGCGGAGAAGCGGGAGCACGAGCGGGAGGTGCTGCACAAGGCCCTGGAGGAGAACAATAACTTCAGCCGGCTGGCTGAGGAGAAGCTCAACTACAAGATGGAGCTGAGCAAGGAGATCCGTGAAGCTCACCTAGCTGCCTTGAGGGAGCGACTGCGTGAGAAG GAACTGCATGCAGCTGAGGTTCGCAGGAACAAGGAACAGCGGGAGGAGATCTCTGGATAA